Genomic segment of Synechococcus sp. A18-25c:
ACCGCCAGCTGCCGCAGCTGACCCATCGCATTCACCAGGCCGTCATGGCCTGCCATCACCGCGAACTTGTTGGGGGCTGTGCTGAATGGCAGGCCCGTGACCTTGGCCAGTTCCGCGGCAGCCTGCTCAGCGAAGCCGTTAGGCGCATTGAGTCCGGTTCCGACAGCTGTGCCTCCCAGGGGTAGCGGCAGCACTTCACTGAGGCTGGCATCGATGCGTTGGGCGGCCATGCCGATCTGGTCTCGCCAGGCCGAGGCCTCTTGGCCAAGGGTGAGCGGCACCGCATCTTGAAGATGCGTCCGACCGATCTTCACGATCGTCTCCCAGGCCGTCGCTTTGGCCGCGAAAGCAGCCTGCAGACACTCCAATTCCGGCAGCAATCGCCGAGTGATGCCCTCAACGGCTGCCACATGGATCGCCGCTGGAAACGCGTCGTTGGTCGATTGCGAGCAGTTGACGTGGTCGTTTGGATGCACGGGGTGGTGGCTCCCTAGCGGTTCTCCCGCAGCCTGGGAGGCCAGGTTGCTGATGACCTCATTGAGGTTCATGTTGGTTTGCGTGCCGCTCCCGGTTTGCCAGACCCGCAGGGGGAACTGGGCGTCGTGCTGTCCTTCGGCCACGGCGATGGCTGCTGCCACGATCTGTTCACAGCGCTCTTGATCCAGCACCCCAAGCCGTGCATTGGTGATGGCTGCTGCCTGTTTGATCCGCGCCAGAGCGTGGATCAATTCTGCAGGCATCTGGTCGGAGGCGATCGCGAAGTTTTGCAGTGATCGCTGGGTCTGGGCGCCCCAGAGCGCCTCAATGGGCACCTCCACGGCACCCATGCTGTCGGTTTCGATCCGTGTCGCTTCAGGCATTCCAGGCCAGCAGAAGGTTCATGAGCGCGGGCCCGCGCCGGGCCGCAGCACCAGAGCGATGATCAGCAGCATGCCGCTGACACTCACCACCACATAGATCCAGTCTGCGTAGGGGGTCCAGAACATGCCGTAATCGCCAAATCAGAGTCCGAGACGGTCCCAGATCACCCCCAGATTCTGCTGGTGCAGCTCGGTGCTGAAGCAGTCATTGAGCTGCTC
This window contains:
- the fumC gene encoding class II fumarate hydratase, whose amino-acid sequence is MPEATRIETDSMGAVEVPIEALWGAQTQRSLQNFAIASDQMPAELIHALARIKQAAAITNARLGVLDQERCEQIVAAAIAVAEGQHDAQFPLRVWQTGSGTQTNMNLNEVISNLASQAAGEPLGSHHPVHPNDHVNCSQSTNDAFPAAIHVAAVEGITRRLLPELECLQAAFAAKATAWETIVKIGRTHLQDAVPLTLGQEASAWRDQIGMAAQRIDASLSEVLPLPLGGTAVGTGLNAPNGFAEQAAAELAKVTGLPFSTAPNKFAVMAGHDGLVNAMGQLRQLAVSLLKIANDIRLLACGPRAGLNELELPANEPGSSIMPGKVNPTQCEAMAMVCTQVIGLDAAVAMAGSGGHLQMNVYKPLIGFNLLQAITLLTDACRCFRVSMVEGIEPNAKRIQSYLEQSLMLVTPLAPVIGYDKASAIAKHAHDQGSSLREAALELGYVTGEEFDRIVDPAAMAICQG
- a CDS encoding adenylosuccinate lyase yields the protein MFWTPYADWIYVVVSVSGMLLIIALVLRPGAGPRS